TGCAAAATAAGAAAGCTGCAGCTGTTTTCACAATCTAATCATTCAGTAAAATTTGTCTTATTAAAGTTTCTCTGCATAAGTTACAAATGTCATCATTAGCCTGTCGTTTGTTCTATTTTTACCCGTTTAGCAGTATATCTTTAATTTATAGGTCATTTCCTTGGCTTTAAATTTCATAGGGATAAACATTCAGAAGTATTCATaatttgtaacttttaaaaacattttaaaatgtagttttgtGGATAAATGTGTGCCTTGTTTTCTTCTGTCCCTGGCATCAGTACATACCATAATATCAACTCAGAACTTTGCTGCTTAATCAACAAAAACTCTGtcaaatagcaaaaacaaacaaacaaacaaaaaaaacttttgcTATTTGAGTTTgaggaaaattaagtctgtccTAGAGACAAAGAAATAGCTATCTGGggaataattattttacattagCCACCTAGATGCAAGATTTgaatttatggaaaaaaatattgaaagagcTAGCAATCTCTTATGCACTGAAGTGAAGAAAATAGGCTAAAAATTGGCTTCTTATCCAGGAAATTATTAATTTGGGGAATTTTGAGGTGAGTTACCTGTGCCATATGCAAGTGGAGGTATATAGTAAGTAAGTAGCTTTAGAGATCTGAAGTTTGGACGAGGGATCTGGGCAGGAGGTACAGATAGATTTTCAGCATATAAGTGGCAATTGAAGCTTTTGAGAAATTGAGAGCACCCTGGGAGAATGTATAGATTGAACCAGAAAGAACATGGATCCTtgaagaagagaaatattttagaagaaaaaattaaggAATAACCAGAAATAGGGGGAAAAGCAGGGAAATGTGAGATCATAGAAACTAAAGAAAGATAGTAGTTCGGAAAGGAGGAGGAATTAGTCAACAAAGTGATGTAATGGCTAAAAAGATGAGGTCTGGAAAAAATGCCCTTTGAATTTAGCACTGGGAATCTTGATGCAGCTGTTTTAATGAgtggttgtaaaaaaaaaaaagccatgttaGAGGGCTGAAGAGTACATGGGACGTTAACagggtttgtttatttgttgtttttcttttgaaagcttGAGTGAATAGGAACAAAGTAGTAGCAAAAGCAAGATACTGCTTTATTACTTAGGGTTTAAAGAAGAAATAGTCTTCTAAGTTTTTGCTGCTAATAGGAACAAGCCATTAAAGAAGTTGAAGATTTATAGAAAAGAAGACATTGAATAGGCTtagtaattataatttaaatcGGTGCATTGTGGCAGTGCTTTCTCTGTGTATAAAACTTTTCTTGataaaagcagggaaaaccattagTTATCTGTAATTCTTTCATGTTATTTTATGGATGCTATTTCTTTGCTTAAAATCCTCAGTGATTTCTAACTACTGGAAGTCTGAACTCCTTAGAATAACATGCAGCACACTTTCCATGATCTGTCTTCTCTCACAGGTACTTTGCATGTCACCTGTGAGCCAACAACACTGGGAGACTTGAGGGTCCCTCAGCATGTTTTGCCAGGTTTTGCATTCTGTATTTGCATATGCTGTTACTTCAGCATTGAATacccttcttcctttctaaccCTACCCTCCTATGCTTAAGACTTCTCATCTTTCAAGACTGCTGTGAATTCTTCTCTACTCTCTTCTCGTATTGATTATTTTCTCTGTCGTGTTAATCATATTAAAAAGTGGCATGACTTTACTTTCATCTCTGATCTTGTGCTGTAGCTCCTTGAGAAGCGGCACTGTGTCTCCTAATCTTTATATTGCCATACCAAACACATGGTACATGGCAGTTAAGCAATAAATaagtgttgaataaatgaatggaaaccATGGCCTTCAGAAGTAAGTGATTTGCCCACTGTCACAGAACTGGAGCTAGAACTTATATTTTTTGGTTAAGTGCCCTCtatgttttattaataataagacTTACTCTCTTGATTTGTTATAGAATTTCTTAAGGCATATGTAGAAGGAGAGGTCAATAGCTGAAATCTGAATTTATGTATttagaaagaatataaagaaaacttcTAATCAGATTCTAGTTAAGTATTTTCATGAAATTTAGATTATTTTAGGAATATGATGAGGTCTGTGCAATGTGGGGTACATATAATcagtttaattaaaatgtaaaaagatacaAGTGTTCTCTGAAATCTCGAAGTTAAATATGTATTAACTTGTTTTTGATGTTAATTTATATACTACACAATATACTAGAATTTAAGTATTATATTTTGAAACGTTTGGCCTTTTGAGCAGATTGTTACGTGTtatgtaaaaatgaatttttgactTCTTGAGTTGATTTCTCAAGTTGGTTCAAGATAGAtcaattatatgtaaaataaactcattaaatgtttattttatatatttcattccgTATAAGCCAATATACCTTcatgatttgatttttattcttaaaacattgttttaaaaaccaACTGCTTTTTGCCTAAcatcttatttcttttccatctcaATAACCAGAGCTGGACTGGCCATCATGGAGGAGGAGCTGCAGCATTCGCACTGTGTTAATTGTGTCAGTAGACGATGTATGACAAGACCAGAGCCTGGGATTTCCTGTGACTTGATTGGTTGTCCATTGGTTTGTGGAGCAGTTTTCCATGCATGTAAGGCTGATGAGCATCGACTTTTATGTCCATTTGAACGAGTGCCTTGCTTAAATAGTGACTTTGGATGTCCATTTACAATGGCTCGAAATAAAGTTGCTGAACATCTAGAAATGTGTCCTGCAAGTGTGGTGTGCTGTACCATGGAATGGAACCGATGGCCAGTTAGTTATGCAGACCGGAAATCATATGAAAATCTAAGCAGAGATGTTGATGAAGTGGCACAATTAGATATGGCCTTGGCCCTTCAAGACCAACGGATGCTCTTAGAATCTCTCAAAGTAGCCACCATGATGTCAAAAGCAACTGATAAAGTGTCAGAACCTAGAGAACAGATCTCAGTTAAACCAAGTGTCTCAGAAATACCACATACTAATGGTTTGGTGTCAGTTGATGAAGAATCTTATGGTGCACTTTATCAAGCTACTGTTGAAACAACCCGAAGTTTGGCTGCTGCTTTAGATATTCTGAATACTGCTACAAGAGACATTGGCATGCTAAGTACGAGTCTTTGTGCTTCcctaaatgaaatgaatgaagagCAAAAAGCCAGAGAAAGCTTACAGAATAGAAACCAGAAAGACCAGGACCATCTTTATGAGGATGAGATGGGAGCAGTAGGTGGGATTGACCATAAGGACATGAGTCAGAATGCCCAGTTGGAACAAAATGGTTCAAGTGATTTATTATGTGACTTTAATGCCAGTTCTTATGGCACTTCTGCTCTTTGTAATGGCTTTCCTTTGGAAGATATATGTGCACAGGTCATTGAGCAGAACCAGGATTTACATACTGACTCAAAACAAAGTAACTTAACAAATGGAGAATGTGTAGCGTCAGGTGGCTCTTCAGAACCTTCTAGTCCACTTTTAGTAGCAGCACAAGTTCGGGAAGTAATACCACCTAATGCTTTGCCTAATGGCACGGTTCAGCATATCCTTATGCCAGATGATGATGAAGACTTGTGTTGGAAAAAAGTAGACTTAGGGGACCTACGGAATGTGGATGTCTTATCTTTCAGTCACCCTCCTTCATTCAAATTTCTTTCGAATTCATGTTGGTCTAAACCAAAGGAAGATAAAGCAGTAGATACATCAGATTTGGAAGTTGCGGAAGATCCAATGGGTCTCCAAGGAATAGATCTAATCACAGCAGCATTACTGTTTTGTCTAGGAGATTCTCCAGGTGGGAGGGGTATATCTGATAGTCGCATGGCTGATGTTTATCATGTTGACTTTGGGACTCAGACTTTTTCACTTCCATCTGCCATTTTAGCTACAAATACAATGGTTGGGGaaatagcttcagcttcagcttgtGATCATGCCAACCCACAGCTTTCAAATCCAAGCCCTTTTCAGACACTGGGGCTGGACTTAGTATTGGAATGTGTCGCTAGGTACCAGCCCAAGCAGCGTCCAATGTTTACATTTGTTTGTGGACAattatttagaagaaaagaattttcatCACATTTTAAGAACGTGCATGGTGACATTCATGCTGGACTCAACGGCTGGATGGAACAGAGGTGTCCTCTAGCATATTATGGTTGTACCTATTCACAGCGTAGATTTTGTCCATCAACACAAGGAGCAAAGATTATACATGACCACCATTTGCGGTCATTTGGAGTTCAGCCGTCTGTATCTACAGTGTTAGTAGAGCCTGCTAGAAACTGTGTGCTGGGTTTACATAGTGACCATCTAAGTAGTCTTCCTTTTGAAGTCCTGCAACATATTGCAGGGTT
The nucleotide sequence above comes from Bubalus bubalis isolate 160015118507 breed Murrah chromosome 10, NDDB_SH_1, whole genome shotgun sequence. Encoded proteins:
- the FBXO30 gene encoding F-box only protein 30, which produces MEEELQHSHCVNCVSRRCMTRPEPGISCDLIGCPLVCGAVFHACKADEHRLLCPFERVPCLNSDFGCPFTMARNKVAEHLEMCPASVVCCTMEWNRWPVSYADRKSYENLSRDVDEVAQLDMALALQDQRMLLESLKVATMMSKATDKVSEPREQISVKPSVSEIPHTNGLVSVDEESYGALYQATVETTRSLAAALDILNTATRDIGMLSTSLCASLNEMNEEQKARESLQNRNQKDQDHLYEDEMGAVGGIDHKDMSQNAQLEQNGSSDLLCDFNASSYGTSALCNGFPLEDICAQVIEQNQDLHTDSKQSNLTNGECVASGGSSEPSSPLLVAAQVREVIPPNALPNGTVQHILMPDDDEDLCWKKVDLGDLRNVDVLSFSHPPSFKFLSNSCWSKPKEDKAVDTSDLEVAEDPMGLQGIDLITAALLFCLGDSPGGRGISDSRMADVYHVDFGTQTFSLPSAILATNTMVGEIASASACDHANPQLSNPSPFQTLGLDLVLECVARYQPKQRPMFTFVCGQLFRRKEFSSHFKNVHGDIHAGLNGWMEQRCPLAYYGCTYSQRRFCPSTQGAKIIHDHHLRSFGVQPSVSTVLVEPARNCVLGLHSDHLSSLPFEVLQHIAGFLDGFSLCQLSCVSKLMRDVCGSLLQSRGMVILQWGKKKYPEGNSSWQIKEKVWRFSTAFCSVDEWKFADILSMADHLKKCSYNIVEKREEAIPLPCMCVTRELTKEGRSLRSVLKPVL